A window of the Nibribacter ruber genome harbors these coding sequences:
- a CDS encoding non-canonical purine NTP diphosphatase, translating into MKICFASNNAHKLKEIQSLLGAPFELVSLEELGCTEELAEDQDTLEGNALQKAQYVWEKFKTPCFADDTGLEVAALNQEPGVYSARYAGPARDNQANMQKVLNNLQGQKNRKARFRTSIALILEEGELHYFDGIVEGHILEAPKGTNGFGYDPIFAPETSSLSFAEMSSEQKNQISHRARAVQQLVSFLRHRYVQTGT; encoded by the coding sequence ATGAAAATCTGCTTCGCTTCTAACAATGCCCATAAACTAAAAGAAATCCAGTCATTGCTGGGCGCACCGTTTGAATTGGTGAGCCTGGAAGAACTGGGCTGCACCGAGGAGCTAGCCGAAGACCAGGACACCCTGGAAGGCAATGCTTTGCAAAAGGCGCAGTACGTCTGGGAGAAGTTCAAGACGCCTTGCTTCGCAGATGACACGGGGCTGGAGGTAGCAGCATTGAACCAAGAGCCGGGTGTGTATTCAGCGCGCTACGCAGGCCCCGCACGTGACAACCAGGCCAACATGCAGAAGGTGCTGAACAACCTGCAAGGCCAGAAAAACAGAAAAGCCCGGTTCAGGACGTCCATTGCCTTGATTCTGGAGGAGGGCGAGTTGCATTACTTTGACGGCATTGTGGAGGGTCACATTCTGGAGGCTCCCAAAGGGACTAACGGATTTGGCTATGACCCCATCTTCGCGCCAGAGACCAGTTCTTTGTCTTTTGCCGAGATGAGCAGCGAGCAGAAGAACCAAATCAGCCACCGGGCGCGGGCCGTGCAGCAGTTGGTTTCGTTCTTGCGGCACCGCTATGTGCAAACCGGCACCTGA
- a CDS encoding GlmU family protein yields the protein MNIILFDDPALRANLLPFTYTRPVADIRVGIQTISEKWAYVSQGQVSFLTQDYLQQKFAQQTTDANLYVNGALCPTEGLFGQVQQLKEGQALYAGETLLAVHAGAKTFASIEDLYATFSEEKVHVEEADVVLVENSWDIFRINGAQIKADFARLTKGRTSQPINDEHTIVYAPENIFIEEGVKIRAAILNAEDGPIYLGKNSQVHEGAIIKGPFALGEGSNVNMGGKMRGDITIGPFCKVGGEVSNCVFFGFSNKGHEGFLGNSVVGEWCNFGADTNTSNLKNNYAKVKLWHHTKERFVDTGLQFCGLMMADHAKCGINTMFNTGTVVGVGANVFGAGYPRNFIPSFSWGGVTGYETFQLRKAFEVAQVVLERRGLPLTDEDKNILTHVFEQTKPSRTWEKTA from the coding sequence ATGAACATCATCCTCTTCGACGACCCCGCCCTACGGGCCAACCTCCTGCCGTTCACCTACACCCGCCCCGTGGCCGACATACGGGTAGGCATCCAGACCATCTCTGAGAAATGGGCGTATGTCTCCCAGGGCCAGGTTTCCTTCCTGACCCAGGACTACCTCCAGCAGAAGTTCGCGCAGCAAACCACTGATGCCAATCTGTATGTAAACGGCGCTTTGTGTCCCACAGAAGGATTGTTTGGGCAGGTGCAGCAGTTGAAGGAGGGCCAGGCGCTTTATGCCGGAGAAACATTGTTGGCGGTACATGCGGGAGCGAAGACCTTTGCTTCTATTGAGGACTTGTACGCAACCTTTAGTGAGGAGAAAGTGCATGTAGAGGAGGCAGACGTGGTGCTAGTAGAGAACTCCTGGGATATTTTCAGGATCAACGGCGCCCAGATCAAGGCAGACTTCGCCCGCCTGACCAAAGGCCGAACCAGCCAGCCCATCAATGACGAGCATACCATTGTCTACGCCCCAGAAAACATCTTTATTGAGGAAGGCGTCAAAATTAGAGCTGCCATTTTAAATGCTGAGGACGGGCCTATATATTTAGGCAAGAACAGCCAGGTGCATGAAGGAGCCATCATCAAGGGACCTTTTGCCTTAGGCGAGGGCAGTAACGTGAACATGGGCGGCAAAATGCGCGGCGACATCACCATAGGGCCTTTCTGCAAGGTGGGTGGCGAAGTGAGCAACTGCGTCTTCTTCGGATTTTCCAACAAGGGCCATGAGGGTTTCTTGGGCAACTCAGTGGTGGGTGAGTGGTGCAACTTCGGGGCAGATACCAATACCTCCAACCTCAAGAACAACTACGCCAAGGTAAAACTCTGGCACCACACCAAAGAGCGCTTCGTGGACACCGGCCTGCAGTTCTGCGGCCTCATGATGGCCGACCATGCCAAATGCGGCATTAATACCATGTTTAACACCGGCACGGTAGTAGGCGTGGGCGCCAATGTATTTGGTGCAGGCTATCCCAGAAACTTCATCCCGTCCTTCTCCTGGGGCGGTGTGACCGGCTACGAGACCTTCCAGCTCCGCAAAGCCTTTGAAGTAGCACAGGTAGTCCTGGAACGCCGTGGCCTCCCGCTCACCGATGAAGACAAAAACATCCTCACCCACGTCTTCGAACAAACCAAACCTTCCCGTACTTGGGAGAAGACAGCGTAA
- the udk gene encoding uridine kinase, protein MHQKPFIVGITGGSASGKTTFLSKLLASYAPEDICLISQDNYYHDREKQFKDEQGVLNFDLPTSIDSHAYAQDILKLSQGETIHRKEYTFNNPNVVPRQLEFKPAPIVVVEGIFVFYFEEVANLLDLKVYIDAKEYIKLQRRIIRDKVERGYDLDDVLYRYTNHVAPTYEKYIKPFKNDADVIIPNNRHFDKGLEVLVTYLNSKISK, encoded by the coding sequence ATGCATCAAAAGCCGTTCATTGTAGGCATTACGGGAGGAAGCGCCTCAGGAAAAACCACCTTCTTGAGTAAGTTACTGGCTTCATATGCACCTGAGGACATCTGCCTCATCTCACAAGACAATTATTACCATGACCGGGAGAAGCAGTTCAAAGACGAGCAGGGCGTCCTGAACTTTGACTTGCCCACTTCCATTGACAGCCACGCCTACGCCCAGGACATTCTCAAACTAAGCCAGGGCGAGACCATCCACCGCAAGGAATACACCTTCAACAACCCCAACGTCGTTCCGCGCCAGTTGGAATTCAAGCCGGCCCCCATTGTGGTAGTGGAAGGCATCTTTGTCTTCTATTTTGAAGAAGTGGCCAACCTGCTGGACCTGAAGGTGTACATAGACGCCAAAGAGTACATTAAACTGCAACGCCGCATCATTAGAGACAAGGTAGAACGCGGCTATGACCTGGATGATGTGCTGTACCGCTACACCAACCACGTGGCTCCTACCTATGAGAAATACATCAAGCCTTTCAAGAATGACGCAGACGTGATCATTCCCAACAACCGTCATTTTGACAAAGGCCTGGAGGTTTTGGTGACCTACCTGAACTCAAAAATATCTAAATAG
- a CDS encoding phosphoribosyltransferase family protein has product MAFTTDNLILDRQAILQKITRMAFEIYERNFEEERLVLAGIHENGYLLAQLLAKELKNVSPLPVDLMEVRLHKTQPLQHDLTLTPSPESLKGTVVVLVDDVLNTGKTLAYTLRAFLEKDCKKLEIATLVDRHHPLYPISATYTGYSLATTLKEHVKVELNDETFGAYLM; this is encoded by the coding sequence ATGGCCTTTACCACAGATAACCTGATTCTGGACCGGCAAGCCATCCTCCAGAAGATTACGCGCATGGCTTTTGAGATCTATGAGCGCAATTTTGAAGAGGAGCGCCTGGTGCTGGCCGGCATACATGAAAACGGCTATCTCCTGGCCCAACTGCTGGCCAAGGAACTGAAAAACGTCTCTCCCCTGCCCGTTGACCTCATGGAGGTGCGCCTGCATAAAACCCAGCCCTTGCAGCATGACCTCACCCTCACACCCAGCCCAGAGTCTTTGAAAGGCACCGTGGTGGTACTGGTGGATGATGTCTTGAACACCGGCAAAACGCTGGCCTACACCCTGCGGGCCTTTCTGGAGAAGGACTGCAAGAAACTGGAGATTGCCACGTTGGTAGACCGCCACCACCCACTCTACCCCATCTCTGCCACCTACACCGGCTACTCCCTGGCCACTACGCTAAAAGAGCACGTGAAAGTAGAATTGAACGACGAGACTTTTGGGGCGTATTTGATGTAA
- a CDS encoding type B 50S ribosomal protein L31: MRKDIHPEYREVVFQDTSSDFKFITRSTMNSSETITMEDGKTYPVIKVEVSSASHPFYTGKNLFVDTAGRIDKFKQRYKK; the protein is encoded by the coding sequence ATGAGAAAGGACATTCATCCTGAGTACAGAGAAGTAGTTTTCCAAGATACTTCCTCAGATTTCAAATTCATCACCCGCTCTACCATGAACTCTAGCGAGACTATCACTATGGAAGACGGCAAAACGTATCCAGTGATCAAAGTAGAGGTTTCTTCTGCTTCGCACCCTTTCTACACTGGTAAAAACCTGTTCGTGGATACTGCAGGACGTATTGACAAGTTCAAGCAGCGTTACAAAAAATAA
- a CDS encoding NifU family protein encodes MTDNTTKPISVYAEANPNPESMKFVLNSSLLGEGQSVDYATVEAAVDSPFAQELFNFEYVSRVFIASNFVTVTKNTADQWPTLIPELRTFIKSYVEAGGPIFIGTPAATSAATTELPTNLSAEDADISQKVIDLLENYVRPAVEQDGGNITFKSYNEGIVTVNLQGSCSGCPSATVTLKAGIENLLKRMVPEVKEVVAEGVTL; translated from the coding sequence ATGACTGATAATACCACCAAACCAATTTCTGTTTACGCAGAAGCCAACCCCAACCCAGAATCCATGAAGTTTGTGCTCAACTCTTCGCTGCTAGGCGAGGGACAGAGCGTGGACTATGCCACGGTAGAAGCGGCCGTAGATTCTCCGTTTGCGCAGGAGCTGTTCAACTTTGAGTACGTGTCCAGAGTGTTCATTGCCAGCAACTTTGTGACCGTGACCAAGAACACCGCAGACCAGTGGCCAACCTTGATCCCAGAGCTGAGAACGTTCATCAAGTCGTACGTAGAGGCGGGCGGGCCTATCTTCATTGGCACGCCGGCGGCTACCAGCGCAGCCACCACAGAACTGCCTACCAACCTGTCTGCCGAAGACGCAGACATCTCACAGAAGGTGATTGACCTGTTAGAGAACTACGTGCGCCCGGCGGTAGAGCAAGACGGCGGTAACATCACGTTCAAGTCATACAACGAAGGCATTGTGACCGTGAACCTGCAAGGCTCTTGCAGCGGCTGTCCTTCTGCCACGGTTACCTTGAAAGCCGGTATTGAGAACCTGCTCAAGCGCATGGTCCCCGAAGTGAAAGAAGTAGTAGCCGAAGGCGTGACCTTGTAA
- a CDS encoding APC family permease, translated as MSSAAIILEDPKPHPTKLKELAATAICGNDITSSCLYVSALAIVYSGQYAWVALLMVGGVLYLFRSIYGEVVGALPLNGGAYNALLNTTSKSTASLAACLTLLSYMATAVISASEAMHYVHHLWEGLPILYATIALLAVFMALTIMGIGESSIVAVIIFLTHITTLTLLVVVGFAFLFSHGFDTLALNYSQPVQGSIWKALFFGFAAAMLGISGFESSANFVEEQAPGVFPKTLRNMWLAVTVFNPLTAFLAIAIIPMAAVAQNQTALLAYLGEVAGGPWLATLVSVNAALVLSGAVLTSYVGVTGLVQRMTLDRCLPQFLLITNKKGSAFLIMISFFLLCVSILLITQGDISALAGVYTISFLSVMALFGAGNVLLKVRRKRLPRPVRASAFVLVLAIFAVLMALLGNALLNPAYVWVFLKYFIPTVTLVFIMLYRIELLGFLAYMVRQIEEPVNKLLPLKSSSILRLISRIRSQEFVFFTKGDNIANINKVMRYIVENEHTNRLRIVNILREGEEPPKKLMHEVEVLDAAYPELVVDFIILRGTFGPELIQELSNKWGIPKNFMFIGSPGDQFPYGLQELGGVRLVI; from the coding sequence ATGTCCTCAGCCGCCATCATTCTTGAAGATCCAAAGCCGCACCCTACCAAGTTAAAGGAACTGGCAGCCACTGCCATCTGCGGCAATGACATCACCTCTTCTTGTCTGTATGTTTCCGCCCTGGCCATTGTGTATTCGGGGCAATATGCGTGGGTGGCGCTTTTGATGGTGGGCGGCGTGCTGTACCTGTTCAGGAGCATTTACGGCGAAGTGGTAGGCGCCCTTCCTTTGAACGGCGGCGCGTACAATGCCTTGCTCAACACTACCAGCAAAAGCACGGCCTCTCTAGCGGCCTGCCTTACCTTGCTGTCTTACATGGCCACGGCCGTAATCTCTGCCAGTGAGGCCATGCATTACGTGCACCACCTGTGGGAGGGACTGCCCATCCTGTATGCCACCATTGCCCTGCTGGCAGTGTTCATGGCCCTTACCATCATGGGCATTGGGGAGTCTTCCATTGTGGCGGTCATCATTTTCCTTACCCACATCACCACCCTCACGCTGCTGGTGGTGGTGGGATTTGCCTTCCTGTTTTCGCATGGGTTTGACACCTTGGCCTTAAACTACAGCCAACCGGTGCAGGGCAGTATCTGGAAGGCGCTGTTCTTCGGGTTTGCGGCGGCCATGCTGGGGATTTCGGGGTTTGAGAGTTCGGCTAATTTTGTGGAGGAACAGGCCCCCGGGGTATTCCCTAAAACGCTGCGCAACATGTGGCTGGCCGTGACCGTGTTCAACCCGCTAACTGCGTTCCTGGCTATTGCCATCATTCCCATGGCGGCGGTTGCTCAGAACCAAACTGCCCTGCTGGCCTATCTGGGCGAAGTGGCCGGCGGTCCCTGGCTGGCTACCCTGGTGTCTGTGAATGCGGCCTTGGTCTTGAGCGGTGCCGTACTCACCTCTTATGTGGGCGTGACGGGTCTGGTACAGCGCATGACCTTAGACCGGTGCCTGCCGCAGTTTCTGCTCATCACCAACAAGAAAGGCTCGGCGTTTCTCATCATGATTTCTTTCTTCCTGCTGTGCGTCTCCATCTTATTGATCACGCAGGGAGACATAAGCGCCTTGGCGGGCGTGTACACCATTTCCTTTCTGTCAGTGATGGCCTTGTTTGGAGCAGGCAACGTGTTGTTGAAAGTGCGCCGGAAACGGTTGCCCCGGCCGGTGCGGGCCTCTGCCTTTGTTTTGGTGCTGGCCATTTTTGCTGTTTTAATGGCCTTGTTGGGTAATGCTCTTCTCAACCCGGCTTACGTGTGGGTGTTTCTCAAATACTTCATCCCCACGGTGACGCTGGTGTTCATTATGCTCTACCGGATTGAACTGCTTGGTTTTTTAGCCTACATGGTGCGCCAGATAGAGGAGCCGGTCAACAAACTCCTTCCGCTTAAGTCTAGTTCTATACTTCGGTTGATAAGCCGTATCCGGTCGCAGGAATTTGTGTTTTTTACCAAGGGAGACAACATTGCCAACATCAACAAGGTCATGCGGTACATTGTGGAGAATGAGCACACCAATCGGTTGAGAATCGTGAACATTCTGCGGGAAGGGGAAGAGCCGCCCAAAAAGCTCATGCATGAAGTTGAAGTGCTGGATGCCGCCTATCCAGAGCTTGTAGTGGACTTTATCATCTTAAGGGGCACGTTCGGGCCAGAGCTTATCCAAGAACTTTCCAACAAGTGGGGCATTCCCAAGAACTTCATGTTCATTGGTTCGCCGGGAGACCAGTTTCCCTATGGCTTGCAGGAACTGGGAGGCGTACGCCTGGTCATTTAA
- the secDF gene encoding protein translocase subunit SecDF — MRNKGFLIFLTVIVSVLCLYYLSFSLVSGKVEDKATAYATNASGQVDHYKKQTYLDSVWKAPVWNFLGKDYTYQEIKESELGLGLDLKGGMHVTLEVSPVEIIKAMAGNRKDPAFEKAIAQAQKLQVNSQENFVDLFYRSYREIAPNAKLSSLFANSANRNLSYASSDKDVLAEINREVNDAVARSFNILRTRIDKFGVNQPNIQQLKGTNRIQIELPGVDNPERVRRLLQGTANLEFWEVWRTDEFAPYFTQLNDYLVKEESANKLKGTSTTGASTLAAAAAPADTTLAKAAGDTTALANQLAKVDTAKAKTDSLNTNQSSLLSRLFTPLPGGLGSNVRDTAKVNALFAKEEVRALFPQNMKFLWSVKPIVANDGAEFLELFAVKKGRDGKAPLTGEYIADARQDYSQTGQPEVNMSMNVAGSKKWQRLTADNIGRQVAIVLDNYVYSAPVVQNEISGGSSSISGSFTIDEAQDLANILKAGKMPAPTRIVEEAIVGPSLGQEAINQGLISSLAGLVLVVIFMIAYYAKGGIIANIALLFNIFFIIGILAQFGTALTLPGIAGMVLTMGMSVDANVLIFERIKEEMAAGLNIQEAIKKGYSKAFSSIFDSNVTTLLAGIILFFFGSGPVKGFAITLMIGIATSFFTAVYVSRILIEWMAKGEKASTLSLETPLSRNWFKNIKFDILGNRKKAYLFSTVLIAFGIAAVFIKGELPLGVDFKGGRSYVVDFTSAVPASDVRSALDDEFQGKGTEVKTYGATNRLKVTTSYLAEDESTQADETVQAALVQGLKEYQAQSPKIVSSSKVGATMADDIQKTAVIAVLLAFAGIFLYLAFRFSRWQYSLGGVIALIHDVLVVFSAFTIANLFGVSFEMDQVFIASILTIIGYSINDTVVVFDRIREYTQENPRMKFKDIVNPALNSTFSRTIITNLTVLLVVIVLFIFGGETLRGFSFAMLVGSLTGTYSTLFIASPIVVDTTNVDKENVTTTSAKPVIVS, encoded by the coding sequence ATGCGTAACAAAGGATTTCTTATTTTCCTGACGGTGATAGTCTCGGTCTTGTGCCTGTACTATCTATCGTTCTCTCTGGTATCAGGTAAGGTGGAAGACAAAGCCACGGCCTATGCCACCAACGCCTCAGGGCAGGTGGACCACTATAAAAAGCAAACCTATCTGGACTCTGTCTGGAAAGCTCCGGTTTGGAATTTCTTGGGCAAGGATTACACCTACCAGGAAATCAAAGAAAGCGAATTGGGCCTTGGTCTTGACTTAAAAGGCGGTATGCACGTGACGCTGGAGGTTTCTCCAGTGGAAATCATCAAAGCCATGGCCGGCAACCGCAAAGACCCGGCGTTTGAAAAAGCCATTGCGCAGGCTCAGAAACTGCAGGTAAACAGCCAGGAGAACTTTGTAGACCTGTTCTACCGCTCTTACCGCGAGATTGCCCCTAACGCCAAATTGTCTTCATTGTTTGCCAACAGCGCCAACCGCAACTTAAGCTACGCTTCTTCAGACAAAGATGTACTGGCAGAAATCAACCGTGAGGTAAATGACGCCGTTGCCCGTTCATTCAACATCTTGCGCACCCGTATTGACAAGTTTGGCGTAAACCAGCCTAACATTCAGCAACTGAAAGGCACCAACCGCATCCAGATTGAATTACCGGGTGTAGACAATCCTGAGCGTGTTCGTAGATTGTTGCAAGGAACTGCTAATCTGGAGTTCTGGGAAGTATGGCGCACAGATGAGTTCGCTCCTTATTTCACCCAACTGAATGACTACCTGGTGAAAGAAGAGTCTGCCAACAAATTAAAAGGTACTTCTACCACTGGTGCCTCTACCCTGGCGGCCGCTGCGGCTCCAGCAGACACTACGCTAGCCAAAGCCGCTGGTGACACTACCGCTCTTGCCAACCAACTGGCCAAAGTAGACACTGCCAAAGCCAAAACTGACTCTTTAAACACCAACCAAAGCTCACTGTTGTCGCGCTTGTTCACGCCGCTTCCGGGTGGTTTGGGTTCAAACGTACGTGACACTGCCAAAGTAAACGCCTTGTTTGCCAAGGAAGAAGTACGCGCCCTGTTCCCGCAGAACATGAAGTTCTTGTGGAGCGTGAAACCAATCGTGGCCAATGACGGTGCTGAGTTCCTGGAACTGTTTGCCGTGAAGAAAGGCCGTGACGGCAAAGCACCTCTGACAGGTGAGTACATTGCAGACGCCCGCCAGGATTACAGCCAAACAGGTCAGCCAGAAGTAAACATGAGCATGAACGTGGCCGGTTCTAAGAAATGGCAGCGTTTAACGGCAGACAACATTGGTCGTCAGGTAGCCATTGTGCTAGACAACTATGTGTACTCTGCGCCAGTGGTACAGAATGAGATCAGCGGTGGTAGCTCTTCCATCTCTGGTTCTTTCACCATTGACGAGGCCCAGGATTTGGCCAATATCTTGAAAGCTGGTAAAATGCCAGCGCCTACCCGCATTGTGGAAGAGGCCATTGTAGGTCCGTCGCTGGGTCAGGAAGCCATTAACCAAGGTTTGATTTCTTCTTTGGCTGGTTTGGTATTGGTAGTAATCTTCATGATTGCCTACTATGCAAAAGGTGGCATCATCGCTAACATTGCCTTGTTGTTCAACATCTTCTTCATCATTGGTATTCTGGCCCAGTTTGGCACCGCCCTTACCTTGCCTGGTATTGCTGGTATGGTCTTGACCATGGGTATGTCTGTAGATGCCAACGTATTGATCTTTGAGCGTATCAAAGAAGAAATGGCCGCCGGGCTTAACATTCAGGAAGCCATCAAGAAAGGGTATAGCAAAGCATTCAGCTCCATCTTTGACTCCAACGTGACCACGTTGCTGGCCGGTATCATCCTGTTCTTCTTCGGGTCTGGGCCGGTGAAAGGTTTTGCCATCACTTTGATGATTGGTATTGCCACTTCATTCTTCACTGCCGTGTACGTTTCAAGAATCCTGATTGAGTGGATGGCGAAAGGCGAAAAAGCCAGCACCCTATCCCTGGAGACGCCGCTTTCCAGAAACTGGTTCAAGAACATCAAGTTTGACATTCTGGGCAATCGCAAGAAGGCCTATCTTTTCTCTACCGTGCTTATTGCCTTTGGTATTGCCGCCGTGTTCATCAAGGGAGAACTTCCTCTTGGGGTTGACTTTAAAGGAGGCCGTTCTTACGTGGTAGACTTTACCTCTGCCGTTCCGGCATCTGACGTACGTTCTGCCCTGGATGACGAGTTCCAGGGAAAAGGTACCGAAGTAAAAACGTATGGTGCCACTAACCGCTTAAAAGTAACCACCAGTTATTTGGCGGAAGATGAGTCTACCCAGGCAGATGAAACCGTTCAGGCGGCCTTGGTGCAAGGCTTGAAAGAATACCAGGCACAGAGTCCTAAAATCGTAAGCTCTTCTAAAGTGGGTGCTACCATGGCCGATGACATTCAGAAGACGGCGGTTATTGCCGTGTTGCTGGCTTTTGCCGGAATCTTCCTCTACCTGGCCTTCCGTTTCAGCCGCTGGCAGTATAGCTTGGGCGGGGTAATCGCCTTGATCCATGACGTGTTGGTGGTATTCTCTGCCTTTACCATTGCCAACCTGTTTGGAGTTTCTTTTGAGATGGACCAGGTGTTCATTGCCTCCATCCTCACTATTATTGGTTACTCCATCAATGATACCGTGGTAGTGTTTGACCGTATCAGGGAATACACGCAGGAAAACCCACGCATGAAGTTCAAAGACATTGTAAACCCAGCCTTGAACAGCACCTTTAGCCGTACCATCATTACCAACTTAACGGTATTGCTGGTAGTGATCGTGCTCTTCATCTTTGGTGGTGAAACACTGAGAGGCTTCTCGTTTGCCATGTTGGTAGGTTCTTTGACCGGTACGTATTCTACCTTGTTCATTGCCTCTCCTATTGTAGTGGACACTACCAACGTAGACAAAGAGAACGTTACCACCACTTCTGCCAAGCCTGTGATTGTTTCATAG
- a CDS encoding sodium:proton antiporter: protein MLEASVLLAVTPHDIPGYLIFPFLLLIGLIATGPIFFSHFWHKYYKAIAVGLGLLVLAYYLVVLQDTHLPAETLAEYASFAILLSALYVAAGGIYINANANATPLINVAILFLGACLANVIGTTGASLLLIRPFIRLNNHRIQPYQIVFFIFVVSNAGGMLTPLGDPPLFIGFLKGVPFFWTLQNLFIPWIMAVGGLCLIFFFRDRMNKVGYQPKPGVKEKIEAKTEFYFTGKRNILWLAVIIGATFLNPSSFEWLPYIPMEGGIKVSFVRELVQLAAAAFCFKFASRTALNGNHFSFEPILEVVFLFFGIFFTMMPALQLSAELAASPQFSGYLTPSMLYWTTGSLSGVLDNAPTYANFLSLGMAKYGMDYGSIHQVQQFAQGVPNHATLVTLEAISIGAVLFGAMTYIGNGPNFMVKAIAEQAGVKMPPFFTYVYKYSLVYLLPILFLIWLLVIR from the coding sequence ATGCTTGAAGCGTCTGTACTCTTAGCGGTGACGCCGCACGACATTCCTGGTTACCTTATCTTCCCTTTTCTGCTGCTCATTGGCCTTATTGCTACGGGGCCCATCTTCTTTTCGCATTTCTGGCACAAGTACTACAAGGCCATTGCCGTGGGGCTGGGGCTGCTGGTGCTGGCCTACTACCTGGTAGTGCTGCAAGACACCCACCTGCCCGCTGAGACCTTAGCCGAATATGCTTCCTTCGCCATTCTCCTGAGCGCCTTGTACGTAGCCGCCGGGGGCATTTACATCAACGCCAATGCCAATGCCACTCCTCTTATTAACGTGGCCATTCTGTTTCTGGGTGCGTGCCTGGCCAATGTGATCGGGACTACGGGTGCTTCTCTGCTTTTAATCAGGCCGTTCATCCGGTTGAACAACCACCGCATACAACCCTACCAGATTGTGTTCTTCATCTTTGTGGTGAGCAACGCCGGCGGAATGCTTACGCCGCTGGGCGATCCGCCGTTGTTCATCGGGTTCCTGAAGGGCGTACCGTTCTTCTGGACGCTGCAGAATTTGTTCATTCCCTGGATCATGGCGGTAGGTGGCTTATGCCTTATCTTCTTCTTTAGAGACAGAATGAACAAAGTAGGCTACCAGCCTAAGCCTGGCGTGAAAGAAAAGATTGAGGCCAAAACCGAGTTTTACTTCACGGGCAAGCGCAACATTCTGTGGCTGGCCGTGATCATTGGGGCTACCTTCCTGAATCCGTCCAGCTTTGAGTGGCTCCCTTACATTCCCATGGAAGGCGGCATCAAGGTTTCTTTCGTCCGCGAGCTGGTGCAATTGGCGGCGGCGGCCTTCTGCTTTAAATTTGCCAGCCGAACGGCCCTCAACGGTAACCATTTCTCGTTTGAGCCCATTCTGGAAGTGGTGTTTCTGTTCTTCGGGATATTTTTTACCATGATGCCGGCACTGCAGCTTTCCGCTGAGCTGGCCGCCAGCCCGCAGTTCTCGGGCTACCTAACGCCCAGCATGCTGTACTGGACCACCGGTTCTCTTTCTGGCGTGCTGGACAACGCTCCTACCTATGCCAACTTTCTGTCACTGGGCATGGCCAAATACGGCATGGACTATGGTAGCATCCATCAGGTGCAGCAGTTTGCCCAAGGCGTTCCCAACCATGCAACGCTGGTTACCCTGGAGGCCATTTCCATTGGAGCCGTGTTGTTTGGCGCCATGACCTATATTGGCAACGGCCCTAATTTCATGGTGAAAGCCATTGCCGAGCAGGCCGGTGTGAAAATGCCTCCGTTCTTCACCTATGTCTACAAATACTCTCTGGTATACTTACTGCCTATCTTGTTCCTGATCTGGCTGCTGGTCATCAGGTAA